From the Macaca nemestrina isolate mMacNem1 chromosome 7, mMacNem.hap1, whole genome shotgun sequence genome, one window contains:
- the LOC105467420 gene encoding mitochondrial basic amino acids transporter isoform X1 has protein sequence MALDFLAGCAGGVAGVLVGHPFDTVKATGRDQAGAPGAKVRLQVQSMEKPQYRGTLHCFKSIIKQESVLGLYKGLGSPLMGLTFINALVFGVQGNTLRALGHDSPLNQFLAGAAAGAIQCVICCPMELAKTRLQLQDAGPARTYKGSLDCLVQIYGHEGLRGVNRGMVSTLLRETPSFGVYFLTYDALTRALGCEPGDRLLVPKLLLAGGTSGIMSWLSTYPVDVVKSRLQADGLRGAPRYRGILDCVRQSYRAEGWRVFTRGLASTLLRAFPVNAATFATVTVVLTYARGEEAGPEGEAVPAASAAPAGPALAQPSSL, from the exons GCTACTGGCAGAGACCAGGCAGGAGCTCCTGGAGCCAAG GTGCGGCTTCAGGTCCAGAGCATGGAGAAGCCTCAGTACCGTGGGACGTTGCACTGCTTCAAGTCCATCATCAAGCAAGAGAGT GTGCTGGGTCTGTACAAGGGCCTGGGCTCGCCGCTCATGGGGCTCACCTTCATCAACGCGCTGGTGTTCGGGGTACAGGGCAACACCCTCCGGGCCCTGGGCCACGACTCGCCTCTCAACCAGTTCCTGGCAGGCGCGGCGGCGGGCGCCATCCAGTGCGTCATCTGCTGCCCCATGGAGCTGGCCAAGACGCGGCTGCAGCTGCAGGACGCGGGCCCGGCACGCACCTACAAGGGCTCGCTGGACTGCCTCGTGCAGATCTACGGGCACGAAGGTCTGCGTGGCGTCAACCGGGGCATGGTGTCCACGCTGCTGCGAGAGACGCCCAGCTTCGGCGTCTACTTCCTAACCTACGACGCGCTCACGCGGGCGCTGGGCTGCGAGCCGGGCGACCGCCTGCTGGTGCCCAAGCTGCTGCTGGCAGGTGGCACGTCGGGTATCATGTCCTGGCTCTCCACCTACCCTGTGGACGTGGTCAAGTCACGGCTGCAGGCCGACGGGCTGCGGGGAGCCCCGCGCTACCGCGGCATCCTGGACTGCGTGCGCCAGAGCTACCGCGCCGAGGGCTGGCGCGTCTTCACACGGGGACTGGCGTCCACGCTGCTGCGCGCCTTCCCCGTCAACGCCGCCACCTTCGCCACGGTCACCGTGGTGCTCACCTACGCGCGCGGCGAAGAGGCCGGGCCCGAGGGCGAGGCTGTGCCCGCCGCCTCCGCCGCCCCTGCGGGGCCCGCTCTGGCGCAGCCCTCCAGCCTGTGA
- the LOC105467420 gene encoding mitochondrial basic amino acids transporter isoform X2, with amino-acid sequence MALDFLAGCAGGVAGVLVGHPFDTVKVRLQVQSMEKPQYRGTLHCFKSIIKQESVLGLYKGLGSPLMGLTFINALVFGVQGNTLRALGHDSPLNQFLAGAAAGAIQCVICCPMELAKTRLQLQDAGPARTYKGSLDCLVQIYGHEGLRGVNRGMVSTLLRETPSFGVYFLTYDALTRALGCEPGDRLLVPKLLLAGGTSGIMSWLSTYPVDVVKSRLQADGLRGAPRYRGILDCVRQSYRAEGWRVFTRGLASTLLRAFPVNAATFATVTVVLTYARGEEAGPEGEAVPAASAAPAGPALAQPSSL; translated from the exons GTGCGGCTTCAGGTCCAGAGCATGGAGAAGCCTCAGTACCGTGGGACGTTGCACTGCTTCAAGTCCATCATCAAGCAAGAGAGT GTGCTGGGTCTGTACAAGGGCCTGGGCTCGCCGCTCATGGGGCTCACCTTCATCAACGCGCTGGTGTTCGGGGTACAGGGCAACACCCTCCGGGCCCTGGGCCACGACTCGCCTCTCAACCAGTTCCTGGCAGGCGCGGCGGCGGGCGCCATCCAGTGCGTCATCTGCTGCCCCATGGAGCTGGCCAAGACGCGGCTGCAGCTGCAGGACGCGGGCCCGGCACGCACCTACAAGGGCTCGCTGGACTGCCTCGTGCAGATCTACGGGCACGAAGGTCTGCGTGGCGTCAACCGGGGCATGGTGTCCACGCTGCTGCGAGAGACGCCCAGCTTCGGCGTCTACTTCCTAACCTACGACGCGCTCACGCGGGCGCTGGGCTGCGAGCCGGGCGACCGCCTGCTGGTGCCCAAGCTGCTGCTGGCAGGTGGCACGTCGGGTATCATGTCCTGGCTCTCCACCTACCCTGTGGACGTGGTCAAGTCACGGCTGCAGGCCGACGGGCTGCGGGGAGCCCCGCGCTACCGCGGCATCCTGGACTGCGTGCGCCAGAGCTACCGCGCCGAGGGCTGGCGCGTCTTCACACGGGGACTGGCGTCCACGCTGCTGCGCGCCTTCCCCGTCAACGCCGCCACCTTCGCCACGGTCACCGTGGTGCTCACCTACGCGCGCGGCGAAGAGGCCGGGCCCGAGGGCGAGGCTGTGCCCGCCGCCTCCGCCGCCCCTGCGGGGCCCGCTCTGGCGCAGCCCTCCAGCCTGTGA
- the LOC105467420 gene encoding mitochondrial basic amino acids transporter isoform X3 translates to MEKPQYRGTLHCFKSIIKQESVLGLYKGLGSPLMGLTFINALVFGVQGNTLRALGHDSPLNQFLAGAAAGAIQCVICCPMELAKTRLQLQDAGPARTYKGSLDCLVQIYGHEGLRGVNRGMVSTLLRETPSFGVYFLTYDALTRALGCEPGDRLLVPKLLLAGGTSGIMSWLSTYPVDVVKSRLQADGLRGAPRYRGILDCVRQSYRAEGWRVFTRGLASTLLRAFPVNAATFATVTVVLTYARGEEAGPEGEAVPAASAAPAGPALAQPSSL, encoded by the exons ATGGAGAAGCCTCAGTACCGTGGGACGTTGCACTGCTTCAAGTCCATCATCAAGCAAGAGAGT GTGCTGGGTCTGTACAAGGGCCTGGGCTCGCCGCTCATGGGGCTCACCTTCATCAACGCGCTGGTGTTCGGGGTACAGGGCAACACCCTCCGGGCCCTGGGCCACGACTCGCCTCTCAACCAGTTCCTGGCAGGCGCGGCGGCGGGCGCCATCCAGTGCGTCATCTGCTGCCCCATGGAGCTGGCCAAGACGCGGCTGCAGCTGCAGGACGCGGGCCCGGCACGCACCTACAAGGGCTCGCTGGACTGCCTCGTGCAGATCTACGGGCACGAAGGTCTGCGTGGCGTCAACCGGGGCATGGTGTCCACGCTGCTGCGAGAGACGCCCAGCTTCGGCGTCTACTTCCTAACCTACGACGCGCTCACGCGGGCGCTGGGCTGCGAGCCGGGCGACCGCCTGCTGGTGCCCAAGCTGCTGCTGGCAGGTGGCACGTCGGGTATCATGTCCTGGCTCTCCACCTACCCTGTGGACGTGGTCAAGTCACGGCTGCAGGCCGACGGGCTGCGGGGAGCCCCGCGCTACCGCGGCATCCTGGACTGCGTGCGCCAGAGCTACCGCGCCGAGGGCTGGCGCGTCTTCACACGGGGACTGGCGTCCACGCTGCTGCGCGCCTTCCCCGTCAACGCCGCCACCTTCGCCACGGTCACCGTGGTGCTCACCTACGCGCGCGGCGAAGAGGCCGGGCCCGAGGGCGAGGCTGTGCCCGCCGCCTCCGCCGCCCCTGCGGGGCCCGCTCTGGCGCAGCCCTCCAGCCTGTGA